The following nucleotide sequence is from Paeniglutamicibacter kerguelensis.
GCCCATGGTCATGGGCTAGCCAGGCAACAAACATGTTCCCTTTCGGCGCCGACGGTGCCGGGAGGGGCATGCACGAGGGCTCGGGTCTCGTCGCCAAGGCGATGGAACCCGAGCCCTCTTGCATGCGCCATGCGTCTGGGGAATCGCGGACCGGTATGCCGCTTAACGAGCGATGGCCGCCTGCGCATGCCCCGCATCGGCGGGGGAGCTGCAGGCGGCCATCGGCTGCGTGCGGTCGCCCTTGCGGGCGACCCGGCGTCTAACTAGGAGCTGTAAGGCTTGCAGGAAACGATCTCGACGGCGATTTCCTTGCCGTTCGGGGCCGAGTAGCTGAGCTTGTCGCCGGACTTGGCACCGTGAACTGCCGCACCGATCGGGGACTTCTCCGAGTAGACCTCGAGATCCGTGTCGCCTGCAACTTCGCGGCTGCCAAAGAGGAAGGTGGTCTTGTCGCCGGCGATGATCGCCTCGACGAGCATGCCTGGTTCGACGATTCCGTCGTCGGCCGGGGCTTCGCCAACGTGGGCGCGGCGCAGCAGGTCCTTCAGGTAGGAGATGCGTGCTTCTGCCTTGCCCTGTTCTTCCTTGGCTGCGTGGTAGCCACCGTTTTCCTTGAGGTCACCCTCGGAACGAGCCTGCTCGATGCGGTCGACGATCTCCGCGCGGCCCGGACCGGAAAGGTGGTCCAGTTCGACGCTCAGGCGATCGAAGGCCTCTTTGGTCAGCCAGACGACTGGTTCGTGGTTGGTGGTAGTCACGGTGGTACTCCTTGTGTAATCAGGGCGGCTGCCCCCGCAAGGGAGCAGCATGCCGAGACGGTCCCTGCCGATGATGCGACGAACATCTTGCAAGCAAAGACCCCGCACAGATGGGTGATGAACTTCGTCCGTCACGTTCTGTAGCGGGGCATAACGTATTAGAAAGATATTAGCCGTCGATGGGCTTTTACCCAAGAGGTTGAGCTTTTGGCGTACTGGGCGAGTCGCCGCGGGATCCGTTTCCCCGGGATCAGGAAGGCTTGACGATCTTGCATTCCTCGACGCCAACCGTGGTGGCCAGGGACTCGGTGCGGAGATTGACGTCGAAACGCATGGTTTGCCTGCCCGTGCCTTCGCTCGGACCTATGGTCAGCGTCTTCCAGCCGACGATCGCATAGGACTCGTTCATGGCCCTGACCTCGCATTGGGCGGTGTCCTTGGCATCCTTGGTGATGTCCACCAAGGCTCTCGCCTGGGTCGGGGAGTTGACCATGAAGGAATTGTCCTTGAACTCCACTTGGCTGTTGGTGGCCCAAGCCAGGTAGAGCGCACCAATGACTCCGACGGACAGGCCGCCGATGATCAGGTTCCGGC
It contains:
- the greA gene encoding transcription elongation factor GreA: MTTTNHEPVVWLTKEAFDRLSVELDHLSGPGRAEIVDRIEQARSEGDLKENGGYHAAKEEQGKAEARISYLKDLLRRAHVGEAPADDGIVEPGMLVEAIIAGDKTTFLFGSREVAGDTDLEVYSEKSPIGAAVHGAKSGDKLSYSAPNGKEIAVEIVSCKPYSS
- a CDS encoding DUF4307 domain-containing protein produces the protein MSSLTNRYGSPKRRLAKKTRRNLIIGGLSVGVIGALYLAWATNSQVEFKDNSFMVNSPTQARALVDITKDAKDTAQCEVRAMNESYAIVGWKTLTIGPSEGTGRQTMRFDVNLRTESLATTVGVEECKIVKPS